One genomic window of Caminibacter pacificus includes the following:
- the purE gene encoding 5-(carboxyamino)imidazole ribonucleotide mutase — MRFVSVLMGSKSDYEIMREAVKIFEKFQIPYELIITSAHRTPDRTHSYVKEAEERGCKVFICGAGMAAHLAGVVASLTTRPVIGVPMPTGMMDGLDALLSTVQMPGGMPVATVAVGKAGAKNAAYLALQILANSDDELKAKLEEDRIAQAKKVELDSKEVEVRLD, encoded by the coding sequence ATGAGATTTGTTAGCGTGCTTATGGGAAGTAAGAGCGATTATGAGATAATGAGAGAAGCTGTAAAAATTTTTGAAAAATTCCAAATTCCTTACGAGCTGATAATTACTTCGGCTCACAGAACTCCGGATAGAACTCATTCGTATGTAAAAGAAGCCGAAGAGAGAGGTTGTAAAGTGTTTATTTGTGGTGCGGGAATGGCGGCTCACTTAGCGGGGGTTGTAGCATCATTAACTACAAGACCGGTTATCGGTGTACCTATGCCTACCGGAATGATGGACGGGCTTGACGCTTTATTATCTACTGTACAGATGCCCGGAGGTATGCCGGTTGCGACTGTTGCGGTAGGAAAAGCGGGAGCTAAAAACGCCGCATATCTTGCGCTTCAGATTTTGGCAAACAGCGATGACGAGCTAAAAGCGAAACTTGAAGAAGACAGAATCGCTCAAGCTAAAAAAGTGGAACTTGATTCAAAAGAAGTTGAGGTAAGACTCGATTAA
- the glyQ gene encoding glycine--tRNA ligase subunit alpha: MYFSDLLLKLQEFWKNKGCNIVMPYDFPSGAGTFHPATLLRSLENRPWNVAYVAPSRRPTDGRYGENPNRLGSYYQFQVIMKPSPDNIQEMYLESLEYLGLDLKNHDVRFVEDNWESPTLGAWGLGWEVWLDGMEVTQFTYFQQVGGLKTFPVPVEITYGTERLAMYLQGVDNVYDIKWNENTTYGDMHKEGEFEFSKYNFEVANTDMLFRWFEDSRNEAKRCIEAKLPLPAYDYTIFASHIFNVLDARKAISQTERQNYILKIRELAKAVAELYVEIQEKQEK, encoded by the coding sequence ATGTATTTTAGTGATTTACTTTTGAAACTTCAGGAATTTTGGAAAAACAAAGGATGTAATATCGTTATGCCTTACGATTTTCCAAGCGGGGCGGGGACGTTTCATCCCGCAACTCTACTTAGAAGTCTTGAAAACAGACCTTGGAATGTGGCGTATGTTGCGCCGAGTCGTCGTCCGACAGACGGAAGATACGGAGAAAATCCCAATAGGCTCGGGAGTTATTATCAGTTTCAGGTTATTATGAAACCGAGTCCCGACAATATTCAAGAGATGTATCTTGAGAGTCTTGAATATTTAGGACTTGATTTGAAAAATCACGATGTGAGATTTGTAGAAGACAACTGGGAGAGCCCGACTCTCGGAGCTTGGGGGCTTGGATGGGAAGTTTGGCTTGACGGTATGGAAGTTACGCAGTTTACCTATTTTCAACAAGTAGGAGGTTTAAAGACTTTCCCGGTACCTGTTGAGATAACCTACGGTACCGAAAGACTTGCTATGTATCTTCAAGGGGTGGATAACGTATATGATATTAAATGGAACGAAAATACGACTTATGGGGATATGCATAAAGAGGGTGAATTTGAATTTTCAAAATATAATTTTGAAGTCGCAAATACGGATATGCTTTTTAGATGGTTTGAAGACAGCAGAAACGAAGCCAAAAGATGTATAGAAGCAAAACTTCCGCTTCCGGCGTATGATTATACGATTTTTGCGAGTCATATTTTTAACGTGCTTGATGCGAGAAAAGCCATCTCTCAAACCGAGAGACAAAACTATATTTTAAAAATAAGAGAGCTTGCAAAAGCGGTTGCCGAATTGTATGTTGAAATCCAAGAAAAGCAAGAGAAATGA
- a CDS encoding glutaredoxin family protein, producing the protein MAQKRVVLFTAPGCVWCTKAEQFFRKNKVKYKKIDISKDQRAAKDCERHGCRGVPVILIGSRWICGFNEPVIKKELGIK; encoded by the coding sequence ATGGCTCAAAAAAGAGTTGTGCTTTTTACCGCTCCCGGTTGTGTGTGGTGTACTAAAGCCGAGCAGTTTTTTAGAAAAAACAAAGTAAAATACAAGAAAATCGATATAAGCAAAGACCAAAGAGCGGCAAAAGATTGCGAAAGACACGGATGTAGAGGAGTGCCTGTAATTCTTATAGGCAGCAGATGGATTTGTGGATTTAACGAGCCTGTAATTAAAAAAGAACTTGGAATTAAATAA
- the waaA gene encoding lipid IV(A) 3-deoxy-D-manno-octulosonic acid transferase: MVVIYYIFALFIYLISLPFLIFLSFKQKYKKSIPARFFLYKNPPFSKKLHWFHACSLGETKALNPIIKNFEEINLSVITQTGFNEAERHKNAHVRFLPYEIFLPFWIRPCKSLVVMEAELWYMLFYVAKRRCEKTILLNARISDRSFPKYMKFRWFYKKIFENIDIVLAQSETDKKRLLKLGAKNVKVIGNIKTITDFKVTKNYKKRKKLLVIASTHENEEEIILKNIPLEYQIVVAPRHPERFKEVEKFLKDFATKNSLSFSKLSQSDEELKADIILDDVLGELINLYAVSDVVILGGSFVENVGGHNPIEVAYFNKPLISGRHIFNQKALYKEVENIKIVDVKELKEALKDLKPTFIKNRADLKEILRVIS; this comes from the coding sequence ATGGTTGTAATTTATTATATCTTCGCACTTTTTATCTATCTTATTTCTCTTCCTTTTTTGATTTTTTTAAGTTTTAAACAAAAATATAAAAAATCAATTCCCGCAAGATTTTTTCTATATAAAAATCCCCCTTTTTCTAAAAAGCTTCATTGGTTTCACGCCTGCTCTCTTGGAGAAACTAAAGCGCTAAATCCGATAATAAAAAATTTTGAAGAGATAAATTTATCGGTTATTACTCAAACGGGATTTAACGAAGCCGAAAGACACAAAAACGCTCATGTAAGATTTTTACCTTATGAGATATTTTTGCCTTTTTGGATAAGGCCTTGTAAAAGTTTGGTGGTAATGGAAGCGGAGCTTTGGTATATGCTTTTTTACGTTGCAAAAAGAAGATGTGAAAAAACTATACTTTTAAATGCGAGAATAAGCGATAGAAGTTTTCCTAAATATATGAAGTTCAGGTGGTTTTATAAGAAAATATTCGAAAATATCGATATTGTTTTGGCTCAAAGCGAAACGGATAAAAAAAGACTTTTAAAACTTGGAGCGAAAAACGTAAAGGTTATAGGAAATATTAAAACTATAACCGATTTTAAAGTTACGAAAAACTACAAAAAAAGAAAAAAACTTTTGGTTATCGCTTCAACGCATGAAAACGAAGAGGAGATAATATTAAAAAACATACCTCTTGAATATCAAATAGTCGTAGCACCAAGACATCCCGAAAGATTTAAAGAAGTAGAAAAATTCCTAAAAGATTTCGCTACAAAAAATTCTCTTAGTTTTTCTAAACTTTCACAATCAGATGAGGAATTAAAGGCAGATATTATTTTGGATGACGTTTTGGGTGAGCTTATTAATTTGTATGCCGTGTCGGATGTTGTGATTTTAGGGGGAAGTTTTGTAGAAAATGTCGGAGGTCACAATCCTATAGAAGTTGCATATTTTAATAAACCTTTGATTAGCGGAAGGCATATCTTTAATCAAAAAGCTCTTTATAAAGAGGTGGAAAACATAAAAATTGTAGATGTTAAAGAGTTAAAAGAGGCTTTAAAAGACTTAAAGCCTACTTTTATTAAAAACAGAGCTGATTTGAAAGAGATTTTAAGAGTTATTTCGTAA
- a CDS encoding EAL domain-containing protein translates to MKQYSCTFDERNIKEIFEKTKNLNYKTLLVQIYCGVVIKSYILGVVSTVKEYFPNAKIVGITTDGEIINSKITQNDVVLSFSFFENTDIEIEFFQKGNLFEDGKRLASKIKKDTKLLIIFASGIEFNADDLIEGINFINDNVPVIGALAGDNAKFRKTYVFYENEITENGVLGVFFNSSGLDVYIDSSFGWVKFGRRMKITKSDKNIVYEIDEKNAFDVYSYYLGTEIKNYFPQIGVEFPLIKTINNLDVARAVVGIRDKALIFAGALNEGEIVNFGIAEISKVLENSKRIFQKLLRHKIEALFVFSCMARRRFVEKLSFLELQMLKNIPNTGFFGYGEFFNGRFLNQTLNVLALSEGGDLENKELYIPKNDKVTTIESLIHLVDVAFNEVRQKLYIDNVTQLPNKAAFDEDVLRNPYGAVLFDIKKFSNINDKYGEEVGDEVLKNLAKILQKFIIKNAKLYRISADYFIVLFFEKCNLGMFAYSVIEYFYNNPLKIKIKDEEYEIDLDLYAALVEGVEGRKIKIKADMALHYAKVTKENIVKYSKDLKIEEKINKEIEILNFVKKAIMENRVIPVFQMIQKDDLSFEALVRIIDEDGKLVSPFYFLDSIKNTRYYDEITRIMIEKSFKIFQDLPHKLSINFSYEDIQNEKTVEFLLEKIEKFNMQNRVIIEVLETDSISEYDVFENFVKKVKKYGVEIAIDDFGSGYSNFIYLANIKPDYIKIDGSLIKSLDENEKFYKIVKTIVEFAKEMDIRVIAEFVKDEKIYEICKKLGIDGMQGYFIHIPSKDI, encoded by the coding sequence ATGAAACAATACTCATGTACGTTTGATGAAAGAAATATAAAAGAGATATTCGAAAAAACAAAAAACTTAAACTATAAAACACTTTTGGTTCAAATTTATTGCGGGGTTGTGATAAAGTCGTATATTTTAGGTGTCGTATCGACTGTAAAAGAGTATTTTCCCAATGCAAAAATAGTCGGTATAACTACCGATGGCGAAATTATAAATTCTAAAATAACTCAAAACGATGTTGTTTTGTCTTTTTCTTTTTTTGAAAATACTGATATTGAGATTGAATTTTTTCAAAAAGGCAATTTATTTGAAGATGGGAAAAGGCTTGCCTCAAAAATAAAAAAAGATACAAAACTTTTAATAATTTTTGCTTCGGGAATAGAATTTAACGCGGATGATTTAATAGAAGGGATAAATTTTATAAATGATAACGTTCCCGTTATTGGAGCGTTGGCCGGAGATAATGCGAAATTTAGAAAAACTTATGTTTTTTATGAAAATGAAATTACTGAAAACGGTGTTTTAGGAGTTTTTTTTAATTCTTCCGGTTTAGATGTTTATATCGACAGTTCTTTTGGATGGGTGAAATTCGGAAGACGTATGAAAATTACAAAAAGCGATAAAAATATCGTATATGAAATTGATGAAAAAAATGCATTTGATGTTTATAGCTACTATTTAGGAACCGAAATAAAAAATTACTTTCCTCAAATCGGAGTCGAGTTTCCATTGATAAAGACAATTAATAATTTGGATGTCGCAAGAGCGGTTGTAGGGATTAGGGATAAAGCGCTTATCTTCGCCGGAGCTTTGAATGAAGGTGAAATAGTAAATTTCGGAATTGCTGAAATTTCTAAAGTACTTGAAAATTCAAAAAGGATTTTTCAAAAACTTTTAAGACATAAAATAGAAGCTCTTTTTGTGTTTTCGTGTATGGCAAGAAGACGTTTTGTCGAAAAACTCTCTTTTTTAGAGCTTCAGATGTTAAAAAACATCCCCAATACCGGGTTTTTCGGATACGGGGAGTTTTTTAACGGCAGATTTTTAAACCAAACTTTAAACGTTTTGGCTTTAAGCGAGGGGGGAGATTTAGAAAATAAAGAGCTCTATATCCCCAAAAACGACAAAGTTACTACGATAGAATCTTTAATACATCTTGTCGATGTGGCTTTTAACGAAGTGAGGCAAAAATTATATATCGATAACGTAACTCAGCTTCCTAATAAAGCCGCATTTGATGAAGACGTACTTAGAAACCCTTACGGTGCGGTGCTTTTCGATATAAAAAAATTTTCTAATATTAATGATAAATACGGTGAGGAAGTTGGGGATGAAGTTTTAAAAAATCTTGCGAAGATTTTGCAAAAATTTATTATCAAAAATGCTAAACTTTATAGAATAAGTGCGGATTATTTTATAGTGCTTTTTTTTGAAAAATGTAATTTAGGAATGTTTGCTTATAGCGTAATCGAGTATTTTTATAATAATCCTTTAAAAATCAAAATCAAAGATGAAGAGTATGAGATAGATTTGGATTTATATGCGGCGTTGGTAGAGGGGGTTGAGGGTAGGAAAATAAAAATCAAAGCAGATATGGCTTTACATTACGCAAAAGTTACAAAAGAAAATATCGTAAAATATTCAAAAGATTTAAAAATAGAAGAAAAGATCAATAAAGAGATTGAAATATTAAATTTCGTAAAAAAAGCGATAATGGAAAATAGGGTGATTCCGGTATTTCAGATGATTCAAAAAGATGATTTGAGTTTTGAAGCGCTTGTTAGAATAATTGATGAAGATGGAAAATTAGTTTCTCCTTTTTACTTCTTGGATTCCATAAAAAATACGAGATATTACGATGAAATTACGAGAATAATGATAGAAAAAAGCTTTAAAATCTTTCAAGACCTACCACATAAACTTTCTATAAATTTTTCATACGAAGATATTCAAAACGAAAAGACTGTGGAGTTTTTATTAGAAAAAATAGAAAAATTCAATATGCAAAATAGAGTGATTATAGAAGTATTGGAGACCGATTCGATAAGCGAGTACGACGTTTTTGAAAATTTTGTAAAAAAAGTCAAAAAATACGGCGTTGAAATTGCGATTGACGATTTTGGTAGCGGTTATAGCAATTTTATCTATCTTGCGAATATAAAGCCCGATTATATAAAAATCGACGGAAGTTTGATTAAGTCTTTGGATGAGAATGAAAAATTTTATAAAATAGTAAAGACGATAGTCGAGTTTGCTAAGGAGATGGATATCAGAGTCATTGCCGAATTCGTCAAAGACGAGAAAATTTACGAAATATGTAAAAAACTCGGGATTGACGGAATGCAGGGCTATTTTATTCATATTCCTTCAAAGGATATATGA
- a CDS encoding histidinol-phosphatase encodes MVDLHNHTPLCNHAEGTPDEYIQEAIKKGIKVYGFADHAPMNFDPQYRMEFSDMQTYEKEIKILKEKYKNDIKILLGYEVDFTPKKYLDKRVLNADVDYLIGSVHFLDNWGFDNPEFIKEWDKRDVDDVYKEYFKYIKELAESKLFNIVGHLDLVKVFGHKPKKNIKDLAKEAIKAIKKSNIAVEINTAGLRKPVKEAYPSDELLEMILEENIDLTTSSDAHSPNQVGFMLKETTQKLKKMGVEKLVYFEKKEKREFKI; translated from the coding sequence ATGGTCGATTTACACAACCACACCCCGCTTTGCAACCACGCCGAAGGTACACCTGATGAGTACATTCAAGAAGCGATCAAAAAAGGAATAAAAGTTTACGGATTCGCAGACCACGCTCCTATGAATTTCGACCCACAATATCGTATGGAATTTAGCGATATGCAAACCTATGAAAAAGAGATTAAAATTCTAAAAGAAAAGTATAAAAACGATATAAAGATATTACTCGGATACGAAGTCGATTTCACACCGAAAAAATACCTCGACAAAAGAGTTTTGAATGCCGATGTCGATTATTTGATAGGAAGCGTTCATTTTTTGGATAATTGGGGGTTTGATAATCCGGAGTTTATAAAAGAGTGGGACAAAAGAGACGTTGATGACGTTTATAAAGAGTATTTCAAATACATAAAAGAACTTGCCGAATCAAAACTTTTCAATATCGTAGGACACTTGGATTTGGTAAAAGTATTCGGTCACAAACCTAAAAAAAATATAAAAGATTTGGCAAAAGAAGCGATAAAAGCCATAAAAAAATCGAATATAGCGGTAGAAATCAATACGGCAGGTCTTAGAAAACCGGTAAAAGAAGCTTATCCCTCAGACGAACTCCTTGAAATGATACTCGAAGAAAATATCGACCTAACGACTTCAAGCGACGCTCATTCGCCAAACCAAGTAGGATTTATGCTAAAAGAGACCACTCAAAAACTTAAAAAAATGGGAGTTGAGAAGTTGGTATATTTTGAAAAAAAAGAGAAAAGAGAGTTTAAAATTTAA
- a CDS encoding zinc ribbon domain-containing protein has translation MNKFLKELIELNRLERKLKELEPVEANIKAPLIKLENQKASLEERLEKLEDEIKNIKLKKSKNELLIAELKEKLKDIEEKQNKVKTEKEFKALQIEEELAREQIESANEEIARFEKMIEQKEEEKAELLKEIEKIEADITITKMDVEKKLETVEKQKEELYKKRDELIKEMNPNIYRFYEKIKKWAGVTAVAPIKKQACTGCNMRINDKIYAEVLKGEEIVTCPHCGRVLFVEDEDKSQD, from the coding sequence ATGAACAAATTCCTAAAAGAGCTAATTGAACTGAATAGATTAGAGAGAAAATTAAAAGAGCTTGAGCCTGTAGAAGCGAATATAAAAGCCCCTTTGATTAAGCTTGAAAATCAAAAAGCTTCGCTTGAAGAGAGACTTGAAAAACTTGAAGACGAGATTAAAAATATCAAACTTAAAAAAAGCAAAAACGAACTTTTAATTGCGGAACTTAAAGAAAAACTAAAAGATATCGAAGAGAAACAAAACAAAGTAAAAACTGAAAAAGAGTTTAAAGCGCTTCAAATCGAAGAAGAACTTGCAAGAGAACAAATAGAAAGCGCAAATGAAGAGATTGCAAGATTTGAAAAAATGATAGAACAAAAAGAGGAAGAAAAAGCTGAGCTTTTAAAAGAGATTGAAAAAATTGAAGCAGATATTACTATTACTAAAATGGATGTTGAGAAAAAACTAGAAACTGTTGAAAAACAAAAAGAAGAACTTTATAAAAAAAGAGACGAGCTTATTAAAGAGATGAATCCTAATATTTATAGATTCTATGAAAAAATCAAAAAATGGGCCGGAGTTACGGCTGTGGCTCCTATTAAAAAACAGGCATGTACGGGATGTAATATGAGAATTAACGACAAAATTTACGCTGAAGTTTTAAAAGGTGAAGAAATCGTAACGTGTCCACACTGCGGAAGAGTACTTTTCGTTGAAGATGAGGATAAATCACAAGATTAA
- a CDS encoding DUF167 domain-containing protein has protein sequence MVYEIKNGKVIINVKAQPNSSKNKIAGIYGESLKINIKAPAVEGAANKELIKFISKEFKIPKSEIELKGETSKRKQLILPLNEKLKKFLESLE, from the coding sequence ATGGTTTATGAAATAAAAAACGGTAAAGTAATTATAAACGTAAAAGCTCAGCCGAACTCGTCAAAAAACAAGATTGCCGGAATATACGGCGAGAGTTTAAAAATAAACATAAAAGCTCCGGCGGTCGAAGGAGCTGCGAATAAAGAGTTAATTAAATTTATTAGCAAAGAATTCAAAATACCAAAAAGCGAAATCGAATTAAAAGGTGAAACGAGCAAAAGAAAACAGCTTATTTTGCCTTTAAATGAAAAACTAAAAAAATTTTTAGAAAGTTTGGAATGA
- a CDS encoding DUF3972 domain-containing protein has translation MQTWLSIEEFSKLSGKTRKEIIKLCKEKKLKCKKQEDTIYVEVESMAKALVPLPELQIIEKEQSIAERTIGMLLTLHEKVLMSKDETIETLKEENQFLKESIYAIQEDYENQKKTIERLQKQLEICQEELEFCRRKYKLMWGQVLKKENKED, from the coding sequence ATGCAAACTTGGCTAAGTATCGAGGAGTTTAGTAAGCTTAGCGGAAAAACGCGCAAAGAGATAATTAAACTCTGTAAAGAAAAAAAACTTAAATGTAAAAAACAAGAAGATACAATTTATGTTGAAGTCGAATCGATGGCGAAGGCTCTTGTGCCTTTGCCCGAACTTCAAATAATCGAAAAAGAGCAATCGATTGCCGAGAGAACAATCGGTATGCTTTTGACGTTGCATGAAAAAGTTTTGATGAGTAAAGATGAGACTATCGAAACTTTAAAAGAAGAAAATCAGTTTTTAAAAGAGTCTATTTACGCTATTCAAGAAGATTACGAAAATCAAAAAAAGACAATCGAAAGACTTCAAAAACAGCTTGAAATTTGTCAAGAAGAGCTTGAGTTTTGCAGAAGAAAATATAAACTTATGTGGGGACAAGTATTAAAAAAAGAGAATAAGGAGGATTGA
- a CDS encoding damage-control phosphatase ARMT1 family protein: MHISKECYLCIYNQVFKITERLNLNDEKASEVLRVGAKILSKYDLTYMPPVIAADVYKKISEILGIEDLFEKEKKEAIKEALKFKEILEKRIKKSKDPLFDAAKISVAGNVIDLGVHQEYNLEKEIKNIFEMKFFKNDFNEFREKLKNAKTLCYLADNAGENVFDEIFIKEIRRFNPEIQVFYFVRGKPIINDVTLKDLEGLEIWDLAEVVDSGVPTPGFCIPFANKKAKDIFQTSNLVISKGMGNFECLFGECEREVFYFYKVKCNVVARASKSKLGEYMIYKGEK; the protein is encoded by the coding sequence ATGCATATAAGCAAAGAGTGTTATTTATGCATTTATAATCAGGTTTTTAAAATAACCGAGCGTTTGAATTTGAATGATGAAAAAGCAAGCGAGGTTTTAAGGGTCGGAGCTAAAATTCTCTCCAAATACGACCTAACATATATGCCGCCCGTAATTGCGGCGGATGTTTATAAAAAGATATCCGAAATTTTGGGAATTGAAGATTTATTTGAAAAAGAGAAAAAAGAAGCGATAAAAGAAGCGTTGAAGTTTAAAGAGATTCTTGAAAAAAGAATAAAAAAAAGCAAAGACCCGCTGTTTGATGCTGCGAAAATTTCCGTAGCCGGCAATGTTATAGACCTCGGAGTTCATCAGGAGTATAATTTAGAAAAAGAGATTAAAAATATTTTTGAAATGAAATTTTTTAAAAACGATTTTAATGAGTTTAGAGAAAAACTCAAAAATGCAAAAACTCTTTGTTATCTTGCTGATAATGCCGGAGAAAACGTATTTGACGAAATTTTTATTAAAGAGATAAGACGTTTTAATCCTGAAATTCAAGTTTTTTATTTTGTTAGAGGAAAGCCGATTATTAACGACGTAACTTTAAAAGATTTGGAAGGTCTTGAGATTTGGGATTTGGCGGAAGTGGTGGATAGCGGAGTGCCGACACCGGGATTTTGTATTCCTTTTGCTAACAAAAAAGCAAAAGATATTTTCCAAACGAGCAATTTGGTAATCAGCAAAGGAATGGGAAATTTCGAATGTCTTTTTGGAGAGTGTGAAAGAGAAGTGTTTTATTTTTACAAAGTAAAGTGCAACGTAGTGGCAAGAGCGAGCAAATCAAAGCTTGGCGAATATATGATTTATAAAGGTGAAAAATAA
- a CDS encoding peptidase U32 family protein — protein MKKPELLAPAGDFEKLKIAIEYGADAVYAGVSHFSLRCHSGKEFDYETFKEAVDYAHERGVKVYATVNSFPFENQLPLVESHIKKLKEIGVDAMIISTLGVIAKAKEIAPEIDIHLSTQANALNSWDYKAYRDFGVKRIIAARETSLKDLIKIKEKVPDVEIEIFVHGAMCFAYSGRCLLSAVQFGRNPNKGSCANDCRYPYVLYAENPETGTMFKMEEYEDGTYIMNAKDLCLIKHIPEILDAGVVDSLKIEGRTKAPYYVAVVTKAYRDAIDEYLSSGKCDCEKYYKEILTTKNRGLTDAYLVKRPYERDDTQNLETSLTHGEWQVSGVVTQEGDSFMCKYKTFPGDVVEILLPKNAKISPCENEIGKIWQEDGKWYLKFNKIVTKSGKELNAVHSGNQNPIMLPCKLPPLTFLRKKVEYSPNGV, from the coding sequence ATGAAAAAACCTGAACTTTTAGCACCGGCCGGTGATTTCGAAAAGCTTAAAATCGCAATAGAATACGGAGCGGATGCCGTTTATGCGGGAGTGAGTCATTTTTCTTTGCGTTGTCACAGCGGAAAAGAGTTTGATTACGAAACGTTTAAAGAAGCGGTGGATTATGCTCATGAAAGAGGCGTAAAGGTATATGCTACTGTAAATTCCTTTCCTTTTGAAAATCAGCTTCCTTTAGTCGAGTCTCATATTAAAAAATTAAAAGAAATCGGCGTTGATGCGATGATTATTTCGACACTCGGGGTTATTGCAAAAGCAAAAGAGATAGCACCCGAAATAGATATTCATCTCTCAACTCAAGCAAACGCTCTTAATTCTTGGGATTATAAAGCGTATAGGGATTTCGGAGTAAAGAGAATTATTGCGGCAAGGGAGACAAGTCTTAAGGATTTGATAAAAATAAAAGAAAAAGTACCCGATGTGGAAATAGAGATTTTCGTTCATGGTGCTATGTGTTTTGCGTATAGCGGAAGATGTCTTTTAAGTGCCGTGCAATTCGGAAGAAACCCGAACAAAGGAAGTTGTGCCAACGATTGTAGGTATCCGTATGTTTTATATGCCGAAAATCCGGAGACCGGTACTATGTTTAAAATGGAAGAATATGAAGACGGCACTTATATAATGAACGCTAAGGATTTATGTCTTATTAAACATATTCCGGAAATTTTGGATGCCGGAGTTGTGGATAGTTTGAAAATAGAAGGTAGAACCAAAGCGCCTTATTACGTCGCGGTGGTTACAAAAGCTTATAGAGATGCGATTGACGAATATTTAAGCAGCGGAAAATGCGATTGCGAAAAATATTATAAAGAGATTTTAACGACCAAAAATAGAGGCTTGACGGATGCGTATTTAGTTAAAAGACCTTATGAAAGAGACGATACGCAAAATCTTGAGACTTCTTTGACTCACGGAGAGTGGCAGGTAAGCGGAGTAGTTACGCAAGAGGGTGATAGTTTTATGTGTAAATATAAAACTTTTCCGGGTGACGTTGTTGAAATTTTACTACCTAAAAATGCTAAAATTTCACCTTGTGAAAACGAGATAGGTAAAATTTGGCAAGAAGATGGCAAGTGGTATTTAAAATTTAATAAAATAGTTACAAAAAGCGGTAAAGAATTAAACGCGGTGCATAGCGGGAACCAAAATCCGATTATGCTTCCTTGCAAATTGCCGCCGCTTACCTTTTTGAGAAAAAAAGTAGAATATAGCCCAAACGGCGTATAA
- a CDS encoding Nif3-like dinuclear metal center hexameric protein, whose amino-acid sequence MKVRTIYDFLNEVSPFEYQEEWDNSGLNVGDYNQEVKKIYLSLDIDESVIEKVEDNSLIITHHPLIFRGIKRVVPNSFSTKFLIKLIRKNVSLIAMHTNFDKTHLNNYFATKVLGLSGVAEDFVFYSDVFMSFDELVNLVKDKMNLEKIKVVKTKDFIEKVAITTGAGMSLLSGIKADCFLTGDIKYHEAMDAKARGISLIDIGHYDSEKYFTDVLYKAIDGEIGFDVEIIKINSQNPFSLI is encoded by the coding sequence ATGAAAGTAAGAACGATTTATGATTTTTTAAACGAAGTTTCGCCTTTTGAATATCAAGAAGAGTGGGACAATAGCGGTCTTAACGTAGGTGATTACAATCAAGAGGTTAAAAAAATTTATCTCTCTTTAGATATTGACGAGAGTGTAATTGAAAAAGTAGAAGATAATTCGTTGATTATCACTCATCATCCTTTGATTTTTAGAGGAATTAAAAGAGTGGTGCCTAATTCTTTTTCTACTAAATTTTTAATTAAACTGATTCGAAAAAACGTATCGTTAATTGCAATGCATACCAATTTTGACAAAACTCATCTTAACAACTATTTTGCGACTAAAGTATTGGGACTTAGCGGAGTTGCGGAAGATTTCGTTTTTTATAGCGATGTTTTTATGAGTTTTGACGAGCTTGTAAATTTAGTAAAAGATAAGATGAATTTGGAAAAAATAAAAGTTGTAAAAACAAAAGATTTTATTGAAAAGGTTGCAATTACGACGGGTGCGGGGATGAGTTTACTTAGCGGTATTAAAGCTGATTGTTTTTTAACGGGTGATATTAAATATCACGAAGCTATGGATGCAAAAGCCCGCGGAATTTCACTGATTGATATCGGTCATTACGATAGTGAAAAATATTTTACGGACGTTTTATATAAAGCGATTGATGGCGAAATCGGATTTGATGTGGAGATTATAAAAATAAATTCTCAAAATCCGTTTTCGTTAATTTGA